Proteins from a single region of Macrotis lagotis isolate mMagLag1 chromosome 2, bilby.v1.9.chrom.fasta, whole genome shotgun sequence:
- the LOC141512045 gene encoding keratin, type I cuticular Ha8-like: MAHNNRVRVGTTSLGRPSLCVPNSCWSACPLPGTLNIPANIGNCGNYGEGFLNSHEKETMQFLNDRLANYLEKVRQLEQENAELETKIQEWSKCHSSFVCPDYQSYFRTVEELQQKILCIKSENTRLVVQVDNAKLAADDFRTKYETERSLRQLVEADIGSLRRNLDDLTLAKCDLEAQLESLKEELLSFKKNHEQEVHNLQCQLGDTLRIELDTAPPVDLNRVLGEMRCQYEAMVETNRNDVEQWFIAQSEGISLQEMSCSEELQCCQSELLELRCAANALEIEREAQHKMKECLENSLCESEARYSTELGQMQYLISNVEEQLAEIRADLERQNGEYQVLLDTKARLECEISTYRNLLESEDCKLPCNPCANPVSCVPCPPPAACTSCKPCLPSTPRSICGPCSSS, from the exons ATGGCCCACAACAACCGAGTCCGTGTTGGAACAACCTCTCTGGGTCGACCTAGTCTCTGTGTGCCAAACAGCTGCTGGTCAGCCTGCCCCTTACCTGGGACTCTCAATATCCCTGCCAACATTGGGAACTGTGGGAATTATGGTGAAGGCTTCCTAAATAGTCATGAGAAAGAGACCATGCAGTTCCTGAATGACCGTCTGGCCAACTACCTGGAGAAAGTGCGTCAGCTGGAGCAGGAGAATGCAGAACTGGAGACTAAGATTCAGGAGTGGAGCAAGTGCCACTCTTCCTTTGTGTGCCCAGATTACCAGTCCTACTTCAGGACTGTGGAGGAGCTCCAGCAAAAG ATCCTGTGTATCAAATCTGAGAATACCAGGCTGGTGGTGCAGGTTGACAATGCCAAGCTGGCTGCCGATGACTTCAGAACCAA GTATGAGACTGAGCGGTCTCTCCGTCAGCTGGTGGAGGCTGATATTGGAAGCCTGCGCAGAAACTTAGATGACCTCACTCTGGCTAAATGTGATCTGGAGGCCCAGCTGGAGTCCCTAAAGGAAGAATTGCTGAGCTTCAAAAAGAATCATGAGCAG GAAGTCCACAACCTGCAATGCCAGCTGGGAGACACACTCCGCATTGAGTTGGACACAGCTCCTCCTGTGGATCTCAACCGGGTGCTGGGTGAGATGCGGTGCCAGTATGAGGCCATGGTGGAGACCAACCGGAATGATGTGGAGCAGTGGTTCATTGCTCAG AGTGAAGGCATCAGTCTGCAGGAGATGTCCTGTTCAGAGGAGCTACAGTGCTGTCAATCTGAGCTCTTGGAGTTGAGATGTGCAGCCAATGCTCTGGAAATTGAACGGGAAGCTCAACACAAAATG AAAGAGTGTTTGGAAAACTCCTTATGTGAGTCAGAGGCTCGCTACAGCACTGAGCTGGGCCAGATGCAGTACCTGATTAGCAATGTGGAAGAGCAGTTGGCAGAGATCCGGGCTGACCTAGAGCGGCAGAATGGTGAATACCAGGTGCTCCTGGACACCAAAGCCCGGCTGGAGTGTGAGATCTCCACCTACCGAAATCTGTTGGAGAGTGAAGACTGCAA GCTTCCCTGCAACCCATGTGCTAACCCAGTGTCCTGTGTCCCTTGTCCACCTCCTGCTGCCTGCACATCCTGCAAACCTTGCCTTCCCAGTACTCCACGATCAATCTGTGGTCCCTGCTCATCATCTTGA